One window of the Desulfonatronovibrio magnus genome contains the following:
- a CDS encoding HAD-IIB family hydrolase: MVKKKNKKDLYLVHLSIHGLVRGQDMELGRDSDTGGQVKYVVELARALGKRPEIKRVDLITRSIIDPKVDESYGKTIEKISDKANIIRVPFGPKRYLRKEVLWPYLDEFTDRVLQYFRRVRMVPDLIHGHYADAGLAGARLAQHLGVPLVFTGHSLGMIKKQKLLDKGRSAESIESRYNMSARIEAEEMALGNASLIVTSTNQEREDQYKEYDNYHPKRMRVIPPGVDLDRFFPYKRGQKRPAIAHDLDRFLEKPNKPVVLALSRPDERKNINTLIHAFAQSQKLRDEANLVIIAGNRNDIRKMDSGSKKVLVNILLDIDKYDLYGIAAYPKTHMADDVPELYRLAARTKGVFVNPALTEPFGLTLIEAAASGLPLVATDDGGPRDIVANCHNGILIDPVDAEAMGKAIEQFIEDKQKWRAASTSGIKGVKSHYSWDTHAVRYIREISSMISPVVEPKPRLPIIKSKLPVSEKVFITDIDNTLLGDRKALKKLLKYMHKHREKLVFGVATGRTLESTINILEQEKVPLPEILICAVGSEIYYGPNILRDHGWSKHINYRWRPEKIREVMKEISGVELQADENQRQFKLSYNFDPSEFSGIRQIRKLMRRNDLHAKIIHSHGKFLDFLPLRASKGLAIRYICMKWGVDFKNVLVSGDSGNDREMLSGSTLSVVVGNYSSELKNLPETPTIYFATDKYAAGIIEGMNYYGFLEENNVD; encoded by the coding sequence ATGGTGAAGAAAAAAAATAAGAAAGACCTGTATCTTGTGCACTTGAGCATTCACGGCCTTGTTCGCGGGCAGGACATGGAGCTTGGTCGTGATTCAGATACCGGAGGACAGGTAAAATACGTTGTAGAACTTGCCAGAGCACTTGGTAAACGACCTGAAATCAAGAGAGTAGATCTTATTACGAGAAGCATTATTGATCCCAAGGTAGATGAGAGTTATGGCAAAACCATTGAAAAGATCAGTGATAAAGCCAATATCATCAGGGTTCCCTTTGGCCCAAAAAGGTATTTGCGCAAAGAAGTTTTGTGGCCGTACCTTGACGAATTTACCGACAGAGTTCTGCAATATTTCAGAAGGGTGAGAATGGTTCCTGATCTTATTCATGGGCACTATGCTGATGCCGGACTGGCAGGAGCCAGACTGGCCCAGCATCTCGGCGTACCTCTTGTTTTTACCGGTCATTCTCTTGGCATGATCAAAAAACAGAAACTCTTAGACAAAGGGCGTTCTGCTGAGTCTATTGAATCAAGATATAATATGTCCGCGAGAATTGAAGCAGAAGAGATGGCCCTGGGCAATGCATCTCTTATAGTGACCAGTACTAATCAGGAGCGGGAGGATCAATATAAAGAGTATGACAACTACCACCCCAAAAGGATGAGAGTAATACCTCCGGGAGTGGATTTGGACAGGTTTTTTCCGTACAAAAGGGGTCAAAAAAGGCCTGCCATTGCACATGATCTGGACAGGTTTCTTGAAAAGCCCAATAAGCCTGTGGTTCTTGCTTTGTCGCGTCCAGATGAACGTAAAAACATAAACACTCTAATCCATGCTTTTGCCCAAAGCCAGAAGCTCAGGGATGAAGCCAACCTCGTGATCATTGCAGGTAACAGGAATGATATCAGAAAAATGGACAGTGGCTCCAAAAAGGTTCTGGTTAATATTTTACTTGATATCGACAAGTATGATCTCTATGGCATTGCAGCTTATCCCAAAACTCACATGGCTGATGACGTACCTGAACTTTATCGTCTGGCTGCCAGGACCAAGGGGGTGTTTGTTAATCCAGCTCTGACCGAGCCTTTTGGTTTGACCCTGATTGAGGCTGCGGCGAGCGGTCTTCCTCTTGTGGCTACTGATGATGGCGGACCAAGGGATATTGTGGCCAACTGTCATAATGGCATTCTCATAGACCCTGTTGATGCTGAAGCAATGGGTAAAGCCATAGAACAATTTATTGAAGACAAGCAGAAATGGAGGGCAGCTTCCACTTCAGGTATTAAAGGCGTAAAGTCTCATTATTCATGGGATACCCATGCTGTGCGCTATATTAGAGAAATATCCAGCATGATATCTCCAGTGGTTGAACCCAAGCCCAGACTGCCCATCATCAAGAGCAAGCTTCCGGTTTCAGAAAAAGTTTTTATCACTGATATAGACAATACTCTGCTTGGTGACAGAAAAGCTCTAAAAAAACTTTTAAAATATATGCACAAGCATAGGGAGAAGCTTGTGTTCGGGGTTGCTACAGGCAGAACATTAGAAAGCACCATAAATATTCTTGAGCAGGAAAAGGTCCCATTGCCGGAAATTCTCATTTGCGCAGTGGGCAGTGAGATATATTACGGTCCCAATATTCTGCGAGATCATGGATGGAGTAAACACATAAATTATCGCTGGAGGCCTGAAAAAATCAGGGAAGTGATGAAAGAAATATCCGGGGTTGAGCTGCAGGCCGATGAAAACCAGCGTCAGTTCAAGCTCAGCTATAATTTTGATCCTTCTGAGTTTTCAGGTATTCGTCAGATTCGCAAACTTATGCGTCGTAATGATCTGCATGCAAAGATAATCCATTCTCACGGCAAATTTCTTGACTTTCTGCCGCTCAGGGCTTCAAAGGGGCTGGCCATCAGGTATATATGCATGAAATGGGGAGTTGATTTTAAGAATGTCCTGGTTTCGGGTGATTCCGGTAATGATCGGGAAATGCTTTCTGGAAGCACCTTGAGTGTTGTTGTGGGCAACTACAGCTCTGAGCTCAAGAATCTTCCTGAAACCCCGACCATTTACTTTGCTACAGACAAATATGCAGCTGGAATTATTGAGGGCATGAACTATTACGGATTTTTGGAGGAAAATAATGTTGATTAA